Proteins found in one Clostridium kluyveri DSM 555 genomic segment:
- the argJ gene encoding bifunctional glutamate N-acetyltransferase/amino-acid acetyltransferase ArgJ, whose amino-acid sequence MNLEIIEGGITSPKGFTASGISCGLKKNNLQDLALVMSTKLCNSAGVYTKNIVKGAPLLVTKGHLENKKAQAIIINSGNANTCTGEDGINHAKEMCKYTGEELQIEEDNVLVASTGIIGVKLNIGIIKEAIPRLAKKLNKNGGKDAARAILTTDTFKKTLAVTLELGGKTVVIGAMAKGSGMIHPNMATMLSFITTDVNIDASLLDKALKESVKVSYNRISVDGDTSTNDMVLVMANGLAENPIIDEENEDYNTFLEALKKLNIELAKMIAKDGEGATKLIECTVMNVSGEKEGEILGKSVICSSLVKTALFGRNANWGRILDAIGYSGVDFDINKLEVSMESSKGSILVFKNGNPVDFSIEKSVDILSENTVGIVLNFNSGNYSVCCWGCDLTYDYVKINGSYMS is encoded by the coding sequence ATGAATTTAGAAATTATAGAAGGAGGAATTACCTCTCCTAAAGGTTTTACAGCTTCGGGAATTAGCTGTGGCCTTAAGAAGAATAATCTGCAGGATTTAGCTCTTGTAATGTCAACTAAACTTTGTAATTCAGCAGGGGTATACACTAAAAATATAGTTAAGGGGGCACCTCTTTTAGTAACTAAAGGTCATTTAGAAAATAAAAAGGCTCAAGCCATAATTATAAATAGCGGAAATGCCAATACCTGTACGGGGGAAGATGGAATAAATCATGCAAAAGAAATGTGTAAATATACAGGAGAAGAATTACAAATTGAAGAGGATAATGTACTTGTAGCCTCCACAGGAATTATAGGTGTAAAATTAAATATTGGTATTATAAAAGAAGCTATTCCACGACTTGCTAAAAAGTTAAATAAAAATGGTGGAAAGGATGCAGCAAGGGCTATACTTACCACAGATACATTTAAAAAGACATTAGCTGTAACCCTGGAACTTGGAGGAAAAACTGTGGTAATTGGAGCTATGGCCAAGGGTTCTGGAATGATACATCCTAATATGGCAACTATGCTTTCTTTTATTACCACAGATGTAAATATAGATGCTAGTCTTTTAGACAAGGCGTTAAAAGAAAGTGTAAAAGTAAGCTATAATAGAATTTCTGTAGATGGAGATACTTCTACAAATGACATGGTGCTTGTCATGGCCAATGGATTAGCTGAAAATCCTATTATAGATGAGGAAAATGAAGATTATAACACCTTTTTAGAGGCATTAAAAAAGCTAAATATAGAATTAGCTAAAATGATTGCAAAAGATGGAGAGGGTGCTACTAAATTAATAGAATGCACGGTTATGAATGTATCTGGAGAAAAGGAAGGTGAAATTTTAGGTAAATCTGTAATATGTTCAAGTCTTGTAAAAACCGCCCTATTTGGACGAAATGCCAATTGGGGCAGAATATTAGATGCTATTGGATATTCTGGAGTAGACTTTGATATAAATAAACTGGAAGTATCCATGGAAAGTTCAAAGGGAAGTATATTGGTATTTAAAAATGGTAATCCTGTAGATTTTTCAATTGAAAAATCTGTAGACATACTTTCAGAAAATACAGTGGGCATAGTTTTAAATTTTAACTCTGGAAATTATAGTGTATGCTGCTGGGGATGTGATTTAACCTATGATTATGTAAAGATTAATGGAAGTTATATGTCTTAA
- the argB gene encoding acetylglutamate kinase, giving the protein MNYNEVAKILAESLPYIQKYRGKTIVVKYGGSAMLDEQLKKYVINDLVLMKCVGINLVVVHGGGPFISSYLKKLNKESVFIDGLRYTDEETMDVVQMVLSGKVNKDLVKLIQSYGGKALGLCGIDGAMIKAEKISKGVDLGKVGEITDINTEIIISSIDNGYIPVISSIALGDDNETYNINADTCTFKIAAALKAQNLILLTDVPGVMRDMDDNSTLISELRLKDIKALYEDNIIKGGMLPKINCCVEAIKSGVKSAHIIDGRVPHCLLVELFSKEGIGTMIY; this is encoded by the coding sequence TTGAATTATAATGAGGTGGCAAAAATATTAGCGGAATCACTGCCATATATTCAAAAATACAGAGGGAAAACAATAGTTGTTAAGTATGGTGGCAGTGCTATGTTGGATGAACAGCTTAAAAAATATGTTATAAATGATTTAGTACTTATGAAATGTGTGGGAATAAATTTAGTAGTTGTTCATGGTGGGGGTCCATTTATTTCTTCTTATTTAAAAAAGTTAAACAAGGAAAGTGTTTTTATAGATGGACTAAGATATACAGATGAAGAAACCATGGATGTGGTTCAAATGGTACTTAGTGGAAAGGTAAATAAAGATTTGGTAAAATTAATTCAAAGTTATGGTGGAAAAGCCCTTGGACTTTGTGGAATAGATGGAGCCATGATAAAAGCTGAAAAAATCTCCAAAGGCGTGGATTTGGGGAAAGTAGGAGAGATAACAGATATAAATACTGAAATTATTATAAGTTCTATAGATAATGGATATATCCCTGTAATAAGCAGTATAGCTCTTGGGGATGATAATGAAACCTATAATATAAATGCAGATACATGTACTTTTAAAATTGCGGCAGCTTTAAAAGCACAAAATTTAATACTTCTTACAGATGTACCTGGAGTTATGAGGGATATGGATGATAACTCTACTTTAATTTCAGAATTAAGGTTAAAGGATATTAAAGCTCTGTATGAAGATAATATTATAAAAGGAGGGATGTTGCCAAAAATCAATTGTTGTGTTGAGGCCATTAAGTCGGGAGTTAAGAGTGCACACATTATTGACGGTAGAGTACCTCATTGTCTTCTTGTGGAATTATTTTCAAAAGAAGGTATAGGAACTATGATTTATTAG